One window of Flavobacterium ammonificans genomic DNA carries:
- a CDS encoding efflux RND transporter periplasmic adaptor subunit: MTKLIFPLLVATSLIVSCGDKQNDQTVDQLIAAKNNKELQARKADIQADLAKIDAALATLNVRKEEALVSVLTLKDTVFNHYLDIQGSVNTKENILIQPEMPGTLIALNVKAGQRVSKGQLLARVDDGGSSQQVASLETQYQLAKTTFERQKNLWNQKIGSEIQYLQAQTQMLSLQRSVAQAKAMLSKTEIRAPFSGTIDEVFVERGQVVAAGPQGLMRIVNLNNMYVSTTIPESYIGKLKVGTQVDVFLTSLNKNYKGKVRQIGNFINPNNRSFGIEVSIPNPENLLRPNQVAKLKVIDYTVKNAIVVPSNVIQEDGKGNQFVFVASNSNGKTATAKKAMVTTGKSSDNVTEILSGLSANDIIVIEGVNTISEGMKLNF, from the coding sequence ATGACAAAATTAATATTCCCTCTACTGGTAGCCACATCGCTTATAGTCTCTTGTGGTGATAAACAAAATGATCAAACTGTTGACCAACTGATTGCTGCAAAAAACAATAAAGAATTGCAAGCAAGAAAAGCGGATATTCAGGCAGATCTTGCCAAAATAGATGCTGCTCTAGCAACATTGAATGTTAGAAAAGAAGAAGCTTTAGTTTCAGTATTAACTTTAAAAGATACTGTGTTCAATCACTATTTGGACATTCAAGGTAGTGTGAACACCAAAGAGAATATCTTAATTCAACCTGAAATGCCTGGAACTTTAATAGCACTCAATGTAAAAGCAGGACAACGTGTTAGCAAAGGACAACTTTTAGCACGTGTGGACGATGGTGGATCTAGCCAACAAGTAGCTAGTTTAGAAACCCAATACCAATTAGCTAAAACTACTTTTGAAAGACAAAAAAATCTTTGGAATCAAAAAATTGGTTCTGAAATTCAGTATTTACAAGCTCAAACACAAATGTTGAGTTTACAACGTTCTGTGGCTCAAGCTAAAGCTATGTTGTCTAAAACGGAAATTCGCGCGCCTTTCTCAGGAACAATTGACGAAGTTTTCGTTGAAAGAGGACAAGTAGTTGCGGCAGGACCTCAAGGTTTAATGCGAATTGTAAACTTGAATAATATGTACGTATCGACTACTATTCCAGAAAGTTATATTGGCAAGCTAAAAGTAGGTACTCAAGTGGATGTTTTCTTAACTTCATTAAATAAAAATTACAAAGGAAAAGTACGTCAAATAGGAAATTTCATCAACCCAAACAACAGAAGTTTCGGAATTGAAGTGAGTATCCCAAACCCAGAAAATCTTTTGCGCCCTAACCAAGTAGCGAAACTAAAAGTAATTGATTACACAGTTAAAAATGCAATTGTAGTGCCATCAAATGTTATTCAAGAAGATGGAAAAGGAAATCAATTTGTTTTCGTAGCATCTAATAGTAATGGTAAAACCGCAACTGCTAAAAAAGCAATGGTAACTACAGGAAAGTCATCTGATAATGTAACTGAAATACTAAGCGGTTTATCTGCTAACGATATCATTGTAATCGAGGGAGTAAATACTATTTCTGAAGGAATGAAATTGAACTTTTAA
- a CDS encoding NADH-quinone oxidoreductase subunit A translates to MQSEQLNYIPIFMQLLLAVGFVAGTIFASGKLGPKRNSQSKDKNFECGIESVGNARIPFSVKYFVVAILFVLFDVEVIFLYPWAINFRELGIEGMIKMVIFMLLLLVGFFYIIKKKALDWE, encoded by the coding sequence ATGCAATCAGAACAATTGAATTATATTCCAATTTTCATGCAGCTACTTTTAGCTGTTGGTTTTGTAGCAGGAACCATTTTTGCTTCTGGAAAATTAGGTCCAAAAAGAAATTCACAATCCAAAGATAAAAACTTCGAGTGCGGTATCGAATCCGTGGGTAACGCACGTATCCCTTTCTCAGTTAAATATTTTGTGGTTGCTATCCTATTCGTTTTATTCGACGTAGAGGTTATTTTCTTATATCCTTGGGCTATTAACTTTAGAGAATTAGGAATCGAAGGAATGATCAAGATGGTCATCTTCATGCTTTTGTTGTTGGTTGGATTTTTCTATATCATCAAGAAAAAAGCATTAGACTGGGAATAA
- a CDS encoding NADH-quinone oxidoreductase subunit C — MALETNEIQEKLVATFGSDVFQFNQEKDIFSFEVAADKITAVILFLKNDPVLRFHFLTDLCGVHYPDNEETRQFAVVYHMHNWYENKRIKIKAFISGNNPEIKTISTIFLSSNWMEREAYDFYGINFIGHPQLKRILNMDEMVSFPMRKEFPMEDSGRTDKDDRFFGRTTANC; from the coding sequence ATGGCTTTAGAAACAAACGAAATACAAGAAAAATTAGTAGCCACTTTTGGTTCCGATGTTTTTCAATTCAATCAAGAGAAAGATATTTTTTCATTTGAAGTAGCTGCTGACAAAATCACAGCCGTTATCCTTTTCTTAAAAAACGATCCTGTTTTACGTTTTCACTTCTTGACTGATTTATGTGGAGTTCATTATCCAGATAATGAAGAAACAAGACAGTTTGCAGTGGTATACCATATGCACAATTGGTACGAAAACAAGAGAATTAAAATTAAAGCGTTCATCAGCGGAAACAATCCTGAAATTAAAACGATATCAACTATTTTCTTAAGTTCAAACTGGATGGAAAGAGAAGCTTACGATTTCTACGGTATCAATTTCATTGGTCACCCACAGTTGAAACGTATTTTGAATATGGATGAAATGGTTTCATTTCCAATGCGAAAAGAATTCCCGATGGAAGACAGCGGAAGAACAGACAAAGACGATCGTTTCTTCGGAAGAACAACAGCAAATTGCTAA
- a CDS encoding cold-shock protein, translating into MRTGTVKFFNESKGYGFITDEETGKDIFVHASGITAEELREGDRVSYEEEEGRKGKVAAQVAVI; encoded by the coding sequence ATGCGTACAGGTACAGTTAAATTTTTTAATGAATCAAAAGGTTATGGATTCATTACGGACGAAGAAACAGGAAAAGACATCTTCGTTCATGCATCAGGAATCACAGCGGAAGAATTACGCGAAGGTGACAGAGTGAGCTACGAAGAAGAAGAAGGAAGAAAAGGAAAAGTAGCTGCACAAGTAGCAGTTATCTAA
- a CDS encoding NADH-quinone oxidoreductase subunit B gives MSDSKTTMVAPPEGVVGEGFFATKLNDVVGLARANSLWPLPFATSCCGIEFMATMASHYDLARFGSERVSFSPRQADMLMVMGTISKKMAPILRQVYEQMSEPRWVIAVGACASSGGVFDTYSVLQGIDKVIPVDVYVPGCPPRPEQIVDGVMKLQEIVKNESVRRRSSPEYQELLASYNIK, from the coding sequence ATGAGTGATTCAAAAACAACAATGGTAGCGCCACCGGAAGGAGTTGTAGGAGAAGGTTTCTTCGCTACAAAGCTAAATGATGTAGTAGGTTTGGCTCGTGCCAATTCACTTTGGCCTTTGCCTTTTGCAACTTCATGTTGCGGAATTGAATTTATGGCCACAATGGCTTCGCATTACGATTTAGCGCGTTTTGGTTCTGAGCGTGTGAGTTTCTCTCCTCGTCAAGCCGATATGTTAATGGTAATGGGAACTATTTCTAAAAAAATGGCTCCAATCTTGCGTCAGGTATACGAACAAATGTCAGAACCTCGTTGGGTAATTGCTGTAGGAGCTTGCGCTTCTTCAGGAGGTGTTTTTGACACCTACTCTGTTTTGCAAGGAATTGACAAAGTAATTCCTGTTGACGTATACGTTCCAGGTTGTCCTCCAAGACCAGAACAAATCGTAGACGGTGTAATGAAATTACAAGAAATCGTTAAAAACGAATCGGTTAGAAGAAGAAGTTCTCCTGAGTACCAAGAATTATTAGCTTCTTATAATATCAAATAA
- a CDS encoding TolC family protein: protein MKKIQLIVLLTISFVFHAQTNLTKESYSFSLNEAIEHALKNNYAAINAARDIDAAKKKKWETTTIGLPQINASLGYQNNIELQKSLIPAEFFGGQPGEFAEVAFGTRHNMIGNATVSQLIFNGSYIVGLQSAKVYLQISENAKIKTNQEIREMVVNAYGNVLLANESIAILEKNKTNLEKTLNETTQIFKNGLIEEENVEQLQITLTTIKSAQENIKRQKVIATNMLKLILGITIEKELILTENLNNLALNNINFELSTTPFQVENSIDFKIQENLVQSKKLLLLLEKSNALPSLAAAYNFGYNAFGNQFQFFTNNQRWLNFSNVGLSLNVPIFSSLGRSARTQQAKIALEQAKTQMTQVEQSLKLQFEKAKSDYEYSLEQLNTTKSSLTLAERIENKQQIKLKEGLSSSFDLSEAQRQLYATQQNYLQAMLDVINKKASLEKIITKN from the coding sequence ATGAAGAAAATTCAATTAATTGTCCTTTTAACTATTAGCTTTGTGTTTCATGCGCAAACTAATCTCACAAAAGAATCCTATTCTTTTAGCTTAAACGAAGCTATAGAGCACGCACTAAAAAACAATTACGCTGCAATCAACGCTGCGCGTGATATTGATGCTGCAAAAAAGAAAAAATGGGAAACCACTACTATTGGTTTGCCTCAAATTAATGCGTCGCTTGGATACCAAAACAATATTGAATTGCAAAAATCTTTGATTCCGGCGGAATTTTTTGGAGGACAACCAGGAGAGTTTGCAGAAGTAGCTTTTGGAACCCGACACAATATGATTGGAAACGCAACAGTTAGCCAATTAATTTTTAATGGTTCCTATATTGTAGGGCTTCAGTCGGCTAAAGTGTATTTGCAAATCTCAGAAAATGCCAAAATCAAAACCAACCAAGAGATTCGCGAAATGGTAGTCAATGCCTATGGAAATGTTTTATTAGCTAACGAAAGTATTGCTATTTTAGAAAAAAATAAAACCAATTTGGAGAAAACATTAAATGAGACTACTCAAATTTTCAAAAATGGTTTGATCGAAGAAGAAAATGTAGAACAACTTCAGATTACATTAACTACAATCAAAAGTGCGCAGGAAAACATCAAAAGACAAAAGGTAATTGCTACCAATATGTTGAAATTAATTCTTGGAATTACTATAGAAAAAGAATTGATTCTAACTGAAAATCTAAATAATCTTGCCTTAAACAATATCAATTTTGAATTAAGCACTACTCCATTTCAAGTTGAAAATTCGATTGATTTCAAAATTCAGGAGAATCTTGTTCAAAGTAAAAAACTATTGCTTTTGTTAGAAAAAAGTAACGCACTCCCTTCTCTAGCTGCTGCTTATAATTTTGGATACAATGCCTTTGGAAACCAATTTCAATTTTTCACTAACAATCAGAGATGGCTTAATTTTTCTAATGTAGGATTAAGTTTAAACGTCCCTATCTTTAGTAGTTTAGGTAGAAGCGCTCGAACACAACAAGCCAAAATTGCCTTAGAACAAGCCAAAACACAAATGACACAAGTAGAGCAAAGTTTAAAACTGCAATTTGAGAAAGCAAAAAGCGATTACGAATACAGTTTAGAACAATTGAACACCACAAAAAGCAGCTTGACTCTTGCTGAACGAATTGAAAATAAACAACAAATCAAATTAAAAGAAGGTCTGTCTTCTAGCTTTGATTTGAGCGAAGCACAGCGCCAATTATATGCTACACAACAAAATTATTTACAAGCTATGCTTGACGTAATCAACAAAAAAGCAAGTCTCGAAAAAATTATAACCAAGAACTAA
- the aspS gene encoding aspartate--tRNA ligase: MYRSHNCGELNASHINTEVTLAGWVQKSRDKGFMNWVDLRDRYGITQLIFDESRTEKSVFELAKTLGREFVIQVKGTVIERESKNAAMTTGEIEILVSEMTILNAALTPPFTIEDETDGGEDIRMKYRYLDIRRNPVKNSLLFRHKVTMEVRKYLSDLDFCEVETPYLIKSTPEGARDFVVPSRMNEGQFYALPQSPQTFKQLLMVGGMDKYFQIVKCFRDEDLRADRQPEFTQIDCEMAFVEQEDILNVFEGLTRHLLKEIKGVEVAKFPRITYDYAMKTYGNDKPDIRFGMEFGELNAVAQHKDFPVFNTAELVVGIAVPGAGNYTRKEIDALIDWVKRPQVGASGMVYVKCNEDGTYKSSVDKFYDQDDLTQWAKATQAKVGDMIFVLSGPANKTRAQLSALRMELATRLGLRKPDEFAPLWVVDFPLLELDEESGRYHAMHHPFTSPKPEDINLLATDPGKVRANAYDMVLNGNEIGGGSIRIHDKATQELMFKYLGFTPEEAKAQFGFLMDAFQFGAPPHGGLAFGLDRLVAILGGQETIRDFIAFPKNNSGRDVMIDAPSTIDEAQLKELHIQLDLKA, from the coding sequence ATGTACAGAAGTCATAACTGCGGCGAATTGAACGCCTCACATATCAATACAGAAGTTACACTAGCCGGTTGGGTTCAAAAATCACGCGATAAAGGATTTATGAATTGGGTCGATTTACGAGACCGTTATGGAATTACGCAATTGATTTTTGACGAAAGTCGCACCGAAAAATCGGTTTTTGAATTGGCCAAAACTCTTGGACGTGAATTTGTAATTCAAGTAAAAGGGACTGTAATTGAGCGTGAGTCTAAAAATGCTGCAATGACTACAGGAGAAATTGAGATTTTGGTTTCAGAAATGACCATCTTGAATGCTGCCTTAACCCCACCTTTCACGATTGAAGACGAAACAGATGGTGGTGAAGACATCCGAATGAAATACCGTTATTTGGATATTCGAAGAAATCCAGTAAAAAACAGTTTGCTTTTCCGTCATAAAGTAACCATGGAAGTACGCAAATACCTTTCTGATTTGGATTTTTGCGAAGTGGAAACGCCTTATTTAATCAAATCAACTCCTGAGGGAGCTCGAGATTTTGTGGTGCCTTCGCGAATGAACGAAGGACAATTTTATGCCTTACCACAATCGCCACAAACCTTCAAACAATTATTAATGGTGGGTGGAATGGATAAGTATTTCCAAATTGTGAAATGTTTCCGTGACGAAGATTTACGTGCCGACAGACAACCTGAGTTTACTCAAATTGACTGCGAAATGGCCTTTGTAGAACAGGAAGATATTTTGAATGTTTTTGAAGGACTTACTCGTCATTTATTAAAAGAAATTAAAGGCGTTGAAGTAGCAAAATTCCCAAGAATTACCTACGACTACGCTATGAAAACCTACGGAAATGATAAGCCGGACATCCGTTTCGGAATGGAATTTGGCGAATTAAATGCCGTCGCACAACATAAAGATTTTCCAGTTTTTAATACCGCTGAATTAGTAGTAGGAATTGCCGTTCCAGGCGCTGGAAATTACACCCGAAAAGAGATTGATGCTTTGATTGATTGGGTAAAACGTCCACAAGTTGGCGCTTCGGGAATGGTGTATGTAAAATGTAACGAAGACGGAACTTACAAATCATCAGTAGATAAATTTTACGATCAAGACGATTTGACTCAATGGGCAAAAGCGACACAAGCAAAAGTAGGCGATATGATTTTTGTTTTGTCAGGACCTGCTAATAAAACTAGGGCACAACTTTCGGCATTACGTATGGAACTAGCTACACGTTTAGGTTTGAGAAAACCAGACGAATTTGCTCCATTATGGGTAGTCGATTTTCCATTATTAGAATTAGATGAGGAAAGTGGTCGTTACCATGCCATGCACCATCCGTTTACATCGCCAAAACCAGAAGACATTAATTTACTTGCAACTGATCCAGGAAAAGTTCGTGCCAATGCCTACGATATGGTGTTGAACGGAAACGAAATTGGCGGAGGTTCTATTCGTATTCACGATAAGGCGACACAAGAATTGATGTTCAAATATTTAGGATTCACTCCCGAAGAAGCAAAAGCACAATTTGGTTTCTTAATGGATGCCTTCCAATTTGGCGCACCCCCTCATGGTGGATTGGCCTTTGGATTGGATCGATTAGTTGCTATTTTAGGTGGGCAAGAAACCATTCGTGATTTTATTGCCTTCCCAAAAAACAATTCGGGTCGCGATGTGATGATTGATGCACCTTCAACGATTGATGAAGCACAATTGAAAGAATTGCATATTCAATTGGATTTGAAAGCGTAA
- a CDS encoding efflux RND transporter permease subunit yields the protein MSHQNKEFGISSWAVDNRVTVYILTFIIVIAGLTAYINMPREDFPEIIENKIYISSVFPGNSAEDVEKLVIKPLEKQIKNISGVDKVTSSSFQDYGMIIAEFSDDVSVEQAKQKIKDKVDNAKADTDWPNMDNGSKVEPNVFELNISEEVPILNINLQGNYTTQQLKKYGELLQDDIEEISEIKKVDILGVDDKEVEIAVDIFKMTAAQVTFDDIQNAVKYENMTLSGGNLTSQGSRNNIRIVGEFKNPKELENIIVKSFGGTVYLKNIATVSFKEKEKTTYAREKGTEVVMLNVKKRSNQNMISAIDQVKEKVALAQETYLPKNLKVELTSDQSSRVEHQVDELSNHIIFGIILVMIVLMFTMGLRNSLFVGAAIPLSMMIAFAILSMFGLTLNTMVLFGLVMGLGMLVDDGIVVVDNVYANMQKGMTRIQASKVGIGEIAWPVISSTATTLMAFLPFALWPGTMGKFMKYFPITLTVTLTGSLFVAMVINAAMTGGSMALEDKNIKKKSLHFYTILFIALGILFAVPGNIYDSKLLRGLGHLLLISVGLMWLYYWKIFQWTQDFQYSFFPKMEEKYKIFLAKILSGKVAWKAFGGIIVLLIFSFVLLGIFPRKVLFFPDNIPNQVITYIEYPQGTSIEKTNKATLFVEKQIIQILEKYVEPGTDQNFMAESIISQVGVGAGNPNVDAGSASETPFKGKVTVSFSEFKFRKGINTSVILEEIRAKVTGIAGATVTVEKDANGPPAGYPISIQLTGADYEQMLKEADRMIAFIDSKNIPGIEKLSIDINKESPELEVKVDRANAGSMGISTGQLGFNLRRSVYGQEISTYKEGDDDYNIVMRMQDDQRKNENILFNQSMTFRNPNNGQIMQVPISAVSNTEKTNTYNQIKRKNYKRIMTIYSNVLTGYNGDEITKQIKEELNSYNLPKSVSYSFSGVQEEQGKNQSFLMYALFLALAGITIIIVLQFNSVSKTMIIMFTVLLSFSGVFYGYVIANMDFVILMTMMGIISLAGVVVKNGIVLMDFFVLLLDKKVADKQLESHDDLSLEEIKEVIIESGKSRLRPVLLTALTAILGLIPLAIGLNFDFFTLVTDFNPHFFMGGDNVMFWGPLAWTIIFGLTYATVLTLIMVPVMFYLVKRTKYWLRDRRNQDTIGE from the coding sequence ATGTCACATCAAAATAAAGAATTCGGCATTTCAAGTTGGGCAGTTGACAATCGCGTCACGGTCTATATCTTGACTTTTATAATTGTCATTGCAGGTTTGACTGCATACATTAATATGCCTCGAGAAGATTTTCCTGAAATCATCGAAAACAAAATTTACATCTCATCTGTTTTCCCAGGAAACTCGGCTGAGGATGTAGAGAAATTGGTGATTAAACCGCTTGAAAAACAAATCAAAAACATCAGTGGAGTTGATAAAGTCACTTCCAGTTCATTTCAAGATTACGGAATGATTATCGCTGAGTTTTCAGATGATGTTTCGGTAGAACAAGCCAAACAAAAAATTAAAGACAAAGTAGATAATGCCAAAGCAGATACCGATTGGCCAAATATGGACAATGGTAGCAAGGTGGAGCCTAATGTGTTTGAATTAAACATCTCTGAGGAAGTGCCAATTTTGAACATCAACTTGCAGGGTAATTACACCACGCAACAGTTAAAAAAATATGGTGAATTATTACAAGATGATATCGAAGAAATTTCAGAGATCAAAAAAGTAGACATTTTAGGTGTTGATGATAAAGAAGTTGAAATCGCTGTAGACATCTTTAAAATGACTGCTGCTCAAGTTACTTTTGACGACATTCAAAACGCAGTGAAATATGAAAATATGACACTTTCGGGTGGAAATTTAACTTCGCAAGGATCACGTAATAACATTCGAATTGTAGGAGAATTTAAAAACCCAAAAGAGTTAGAAAACATTATTGTAAAATCCTTCGGCGGAACTGTTTATCTTAAAAACATTGCTACGGTGAGTTTCAAAGAAAAAGAAAAAACCACCTATGCTCGTGAAAAAGGAACGGAAGTAGTGATGCTGAACGTTAAAAAACGTTCCAATCAGAATATGATTTCCGCAATTGATCAGGTAAAAGAAAAAGTAGCTTTGGCGCAAGAAACTTATTTGCCTAAAAACTTAAAAGTAGAATTAACTAGCGACCAATCGTCTCGAGTAGAACACCAAGTAGATGAATTGTCCAACCATATTATTTTTGGAATCATTCTCGTAATGATTGTGTTGATGTTTACTATGGGATTGCGTAACTCTTTATTTGTTGGTGCTGCCATTCCATTATCTATGATGATTGCTTTTGCCATCTTATCTATGTTTGGTTTAACCCTAAACACTATGGTGCTTTTTGGCTTAGTAATGGGATTAGGAATGTTGGTGGATGACGGTATTGTGGTTGTAGATAATGTTTATGCCAATATGCAAAAAGGAATGACTCGAATTCAAGCTTCTAAAGTAGGAATTGGAGAAATTGCTTGGCCGGTAATTTCGTCAACAGCAACCACTTTGATGGCCTTTTTACCTTTTGCCCTTTGGCCAGGGACAATGGGTAAATTCATGAAATATTTCCCAATAACATTGACAGTAACTTTAACAGGATCTTTATTTGTAGCAATGGTAATCAACGCTGCTATGACGGGAGGTTCTATGGCGTTAGAAGATAAAAACATCAAGAAAAAAAGCTTGCATTTTTACACCATACTATTCATTGCTTTAGGAATTCTATTTGCCGTTCCTGGAAATATATATGACAGCAAACTATTAAGAGGTCTAGGACATTTATTGCTAATTTCGGTAGGATTGATGTGGTTGTATTATTGGAAAATTTTCCAATGGACCCAAGATTTTCAGTACAGCTTTTTCCCAAAAATGGAAGAAAAATACAAAATCTTCTTAGCAAAAATTTTATCTGGAAAAGTCGCTTGGAAAGCCTTCGGCGGAATTATTGTCTTATTAATTTTTTCATTTGTGCTTTTAGGAATTTTCCCAAGAAAAGTATTGTTCTTTCCTGATAATATTCCAAATCAAGTGATTACTTACATTGAATATCCTCAAGGAACTTCAATCGAAAAGACGAATAAAGCTACTTTATTTGTGGAGAAACAAATCATCCAGATATTAGAGAAATATGTTGAACCTGGTACGGACCAAAACTTTATGGCGGAATCAATTATTTCGCAAGTAGGGGTTGGTGCTGGAAATCCAAATGTAGATGCTGGTTCAGCCTCTGAAACGCCATTCAAAGGAAAAGTGACGGTGAGTTTCTCCGAATTTAAATTCAGAAAAGGCATCAACACTTCGGTGATTTTAGAAGAAATTAGAGCTAAAGTAACTGGAATTGCTGGCGCTACTGTAACCGTTGAAAAAGATGCTAACGGGCCGCCTGCAGGGTATCCAATTAGCATTCAATTAACCGGTGCTGATTATGAGCAAATGTTGAAAGAAGCAGATAGAATGATTGCTTTTATCGATTCTAAAAACATTCCTGGTATCGAAAAATTAAGTATCGACATCAACAAAGAAAGCCCAGAACTAGAAGTAAAAGTAGATCGTGCCAATGCAGGAAGTATGGGTATTTCTACTGGACAATTAGGTTTCAACCTAAGACGTTCGGTGTATGGACAAGAGATTTCGACTTATAAAGAAGGAGATGATGATTACAATATCGTGATGCGTATGCAAGACGATCAACGTAAAAACGAAAACATCCTTTTCAACCAATCGATGACGTTCAGAAACCCAAATAATGGACAAATTATGCAAGTCCCTATTTCTGCTGTTTCTAATACTGAAAAAACCAATACTTATAATCAGATAAAAAGAAAGAATTACAAACGAATCATGACCATTTATTCGAATGTACTTACAGGATATAATGGAGATGAAATAACGAAACAAATTAAAGAAGAACTTAACAGTTATAATCTTCCAAAAAGTGTGAGTTATTCATTCTCAGGAGTTCAAGAAGAACAAGGTAAAAACCAAAGTTTCTTGATGTACGCGTTATTTTTAGCCTTAGCGGGTATTACTATTATCATTGTGTTGCAATTTAATTCAGTTTCAAAAACGATGATTATTATGTTTACTGTGTTATTAAGCTTTAGTGGTGTATTTTATGGTTATGTAATTGCGAATATGGATTTTGTAATCCTAATGACTATGATGGGAATTATCTCATTGGCTGGAGTTGTAGTGAAAAACGGAATCGTATTAATGGATTTCTTCGTTTTATTATTGGACAAAAAAGTTGCCGATAAACAATTAGAAAGCCACGATGATTTAAGTTTAGAAGAAATTAAAGAAGTGATTATCGAATCAGGTAAATCAAGATTACGTCCAGTATTGTTAACTGCTTTAACCGCCATCTTAGGATTAATTCCTTTGGCTATCGGATTGAACTTTGACTTCTTTACTTTGGTAACCGATTTCAACCCTCATTTCTTTATGGGTGGAGATAACGTAATGTTCTGGGGACCTTTGGCTTGGACCATTATCTTTGGATTGACTTACGCAACTGTTTTAACTTTAATAATGGTGCCTGTAATGTTCTATTTAGTGAAACGAACTAAATACTGGTTACGTGACCGTAGAAATCAAGATACAATAGGAGAATAA
- a CDS encoding NADH-quinone oxidoreductase subunit D yields MSELLLPPEHRYAKIIKERQNEDGSELSILNLGPTHPATHGIFQNILLMDGEKILEAEPTIGYIHRAFEKIAENRPFYQITPLTDRMNYCSSPINNMGWWMTLEKLLDIEVPKRAQYLRVIVMELARITDHLICNSILGVDTGAYTGFLYVFQFREKVYEIYEEICGARLTTNMGRIGGFERDWSPEAFRKLEVFLEEFPVAWKEFENLFERNRIFIDRTVNVGAISAEQAMAYGFTGPNLRAAGVDYDVRVAQPYSSYEDFDFIVPVGKSGDTYDRFCVRNAEVWESLSIIRQALAKLPEGPYHADVPEYYLPPKEDVYHNMESLIYHFKIVMGEVPVPVAEIYHPVEGGNGEIGFYLVTDGSRTPYRLHFRRPCFIYYQAYPEMIKGAMLSDAIVILSSLNVIAGELDA; encoded by the coding sequence ATGTCAGAACTATTATTACCACCAGAGCATCGCTATGCTAAAATAATCAAAGAGCGCCAAAATGAAGACGGAAGTGAACTTTCTATTCTGAATTTGGGGCCAACTCACCCGGCAACACACGGTATTTTTCAAAATATCTTGTTAATGGATGGTGAGAAAATTTTAGAAGCTGAACCTACTATTGGATACATCCACAGAGCTTTTGAAAAAATTGCGGAAAACCGTCCTTTTTACCAAATTACACCACTTACTGATAGAATGAACTATTGCTCCTCTCCTATTAACAATATGGGATGGTGGATGACATTAGAAAAACTATTGGATATTGAAGTGCCAAAGAGAGCGCAATACTTACGTGTTATCGTAATGGAATTAGCTCGTATTACAGATCACTTGATTTGTAATTCCATCTTAGGTGTAGATACTGGAGCGTATACAGGATTTTTATATGTATTCCAATTCAGAGAAAAAGTGTACGAAATCTACGAAGAAATTTGTGGTGCGCGTTTGACAACAAATATGGGAAGAATTGGTGGTTTCGAAAGAGATTGGTCACCAGAAGCTTTCCGTAAATTAGAAGTGTTTTTAGAAGAGTTTCCAGTAGCTTGGAAAGAGTTTGAAAACCTATTCGAAAGAAATAGAATTTTTATTGATAGAACCGTAAATGTAGGTGCTATTTCAGCTGAACAAGCGATGGCTTATGGATTTACTGGACCTAACTTGCGTGCTGCAGGTGTTGATTATGACGTTCGTGTAGCACAACCGTATAGTTCTTACGAAGATTTTGACTTTATTGTTCCGGTTGGAAAATCAGGAGACACCTACGATCGTTTTTGCGTTCGTAATGCCGAAGTATGGGAAAGTTTAAGCATTATTCGTCAAGCTTTGGCGAAATTGCCTGAAGGACCATACCACGCTGATGTTCCAGAATACTACTTGCCTCCAAAAGAGGATGTATACCATAATATGGAATCGTTAATTTACCACTTCAAAATTGTAATGGGTGAAGTTCCAGTTCCAGTAGCTGAAATTTACCATCCTGTGGAAGGTGGAAATGGAGAAATTGGATTCTATTTAGTAACTGATGGAAGTCGTACTCCTTATAGATTGCATTTCCGCAGACCTTGTTTTATCTATTACCAAGCTTATCCAGAAATGATAAAAGGTGCCATGCTTTCGGATGCCATTGTAATTTTATCAAGTTTAAATGTTATTGCCGGAGAATTAGACGCATAA